Proteins found in one Planctomycetes bacterium MalM25 genomic segment:
- a CDS encoding Bacterial alpha-L-rhamnosidase codes for MLPVFRIHVLVLTLVALAPASPPLAGDEPGEWNTQWIWQEQAGPANTWMAFRKEFHVTKAPEQAIARIAVDSKYWLWVNGEQVLFEGGIARGPRKGNTFYEQVDLAPYLQEGDNTIALLVWHFGRTRKAHADSGQGGLVLQADLGDTMLKTDRSWKVKHHPAYDPASGGGGNDRQIPQYNIKYDARKSLGDWTDSAWYTPGYDDSSWQDAVEKGCPPASPWNELELNYVPHLNDRGLVNYEDYPESKFPFTSDGSVIRCKLPFNQQVTPYFKVVSPPGKSIRVRLDNRVNRISTTYRTRSGSQAFESYAWVNGHYVEYQIPKGVVVNALKYRWTGVGEMKGKFACSDPALTRLWWMARNTLYVCARDGYMDCPDRERGLWIGDVADQCGPVFYTLDDAGRQLLKKAIRTTVGYSEDGIIAGLAPGLIDELPMQSLQFIDQGIWRYYHNTGDSETLAYAYPLVREYLQLWGMEPNGMPSWREGRTAWADWGEGVDPPPTQVCWYVLALQAAKRMATELGHSSDLTMYEERLEAISANFDKLYWNGKYYTSGEFKDDRANALAILAGLARPSHYNSIMEEVLIPVRGASPHMEWIVEEAMVLAGAPEEALRRMRERYQSQIDNDERTTLDEYLGVRDGGTYNHAWNAPNYILSKYVAGLAPDSPGWESYHVFPRLLDLTSVEQLVPSVQGEIAVRMNLGEGTFSLELSSPVGTVARVGIPKSIGRVSRVSANQHAVWLDGEPLGGIEGVRCFGENDDYLVFTVAPGEWNLTATTDQD; via the coding sequence ATGCTTCCGGTCTTCAGAATACACGTACTCGTCTTGACTCTGGTAGCTCTGGCCCCGGCATCGCCTCCCCTAGCTGGCGATGAGCCAGGGGAGTGGAACACGCAGTGGATCTGGCAAGAACAGGCCGGCCCCGCCAATACCTGGATGGCTTTCCGCAAGGAGTTCCATGTCACCAAGGCCCCAGAGCAAGCGATCGCCAGGATCGCCGTCGATAGCAAATACTGGCTGTGGGTGAACGGGGAACAGGTTCTGTTCGAGGGGGGCATCGCTCGGGGACCGAGGAAGGGGAACACCTTCTATGAACAAGTCGACCTCGCCCCCTATCTGCAAGAGGGCGACAACACCATCGCTCTGCTCGTTTGGCACTTCGGCAGGACACGCAAAGCCCACGCCGACAGTGGGCAAGGTGGACTCGTGCTGCAAGCCGACTTGGGCGACACGATGCTGAAGACCGACCGGAGCTGGAAAGTGAAGCACCACCCAGCCTACGACCCGGCAAGTGGGGGCGGCGGCAACGACCGACAGATCCCGCAGTACAACATCAAGTACGACGCCAGGAAGTCGCTCGGGGATTGGACCGACTCGGCTTGGTACACGCCGGGCTACGACGACAGCTCATGGCAAGACGCCGTCGAGAAAGGATGCCCGCCGGCCAGCCCTTGGAATGAGCTGGAGCTGAACTACGTACCGCACCTAAACGATCGCGGTCTCGTGAACTACGAGGACTACCCGGAGAGCAAATTCCCATTCACCAGTGACGGCTCCGTGATCCGGTGCAAGCTCCCCTTCAATCAGCAGGTGACTCCTTACTTCAAAGTGGTCTCCCCCCCGGGGAAGTCGATCCGCGTGCGTCTCGACAACCGAGTCAATCGGATATCAACCACGTACCGAACACGCTCCGGAAGCCAGGCGTTCGAGTCGTACGCCTGGGTGAACGGGCACTACGTGGAGTACCAGATCCCCAAGGGCGTTGTCGTCAACGCCCTCAAGTACCGATGGACCGGCGTGGGGGAGATGAAAGGCAAGTTTGCTTGCAGCGATCCCGCGCTGACGAGACTGTGGTGGATGGCTCGCAACACTCTGTATGTGTGCGCCCGCGACGGCTACATGGACTGCCCGGACCGCGAACGTGGTCTTTGGATTGGTGATGTGGCTGATCAGTGCGGGCCCGTTTTCTACACCCTGGACGACGCGGGCCGGCAATTACTCAAGAAAGCGATCCGGACGACGGTCGGATACAGCGAAGACGGTATCATCGCGGGCCTTGCCCCCGGGCTCATCGACGAGCTGCCGATGCAAAGCCTTCAGTTCATCGACCAAGGCATCTGGCGTTACTACCACAACACGGGAGATTCGGAGACCCTGGCCTACGCTTACCCCTTGGTACGAGAGTACCTCCAGCTTTGGGGCATGGAGCCCAACGGCATGCCCTCCTGGCGTGAGGGCCGCACGGCTTGGGCGGACTGGGGCGAAGGGGTCGACCCTCCGCCGACCCAGGTTTGCTGGTACGTGCTGGCCCTGCAGGCGGCGAAGCGAATGGCGACCGAGTTAGGCCACTCCAGCGACCTCACCATGTATGAGGAGCGACTGGAAGCCATCTCCGCAAACTTCGACAAGCTCTACTGGAACGGTAAATACTACACGAGCGGTGAGTTCAAAGACGACCGTGCCAACGCTCTGGCGATCCTCGCGGGCCTGGCCCGCCCCAGCCATTACAACAGTATCATGGAAGAGGTGCTGATCCCGGTGCGCGGGGCGAGTCCCCACATGGAATGGATCGTCGAAGAGGCGATGGTGCTCGCCGGAGCTCCCGAAGAGGCTTTGCGCCGGATGCGAGAACGCTACCAGAGTCAGATCGACAACGACGAACGCACCACCCTCGATGAGTACCTCGGGGTCCGCGACGGCGGGACTTACAACCACGCCTGGAACGCGCCGAACTACATCTTGTCCAAGTACGTCGCCGGCTTGGCCCCGGACTCCCCAGGTTGGGAGTCCTATCACGTCTTCCCCCGACTGCTCGATCTCACTTCGGTCGAGCAGCTCGTTCCGAGCGTCCAGGGCGAGATTGCGGTTCGCATGAACCTTGGCGAGGGGACTTTCTCGCTTGAACTGTCATCGCCGGTTGGAACCGTGGCCCGCGTAGGGATCCCCAAGTCGATCGGACGCGTGAGCCGTGTCTCTGCTAACCAGCATGCGGTCTGGTTAGACGGCGAACCCCTAGGAGGCATCGAGGGCGTGCGCTGCTTCGGAGAGAACGACGACTACCTCGTGTTCACCGTCGCCCCCGGCGAATGGAACCTTACCGCAACCACCGACCAAGACTGA
- the atsA_11 gene encoding Arylsulfatase precursor: MTCTKSAVFLLLITATSYGAADPMNVVFILADDLGWSDTTLFGTTSYYETPQIERLSQRGMTFTRAYASSPLCSPTRASILTGLAPARHGITSPNCHLPQVTLKATADKRAPADQHATTVNTINRLVTEYDTLPERLRDEGYRTGHFGKWHLGLEPYSPLEHGFDIDVPHWPGPGPAGSYVAPWRYPDFDPQTPNEHIEDRMAEEAVAFMTAECDQPFFLNYWMFSVHAPFDAKPDLIEKYRARTDPASPQRCPTYAAMIESMDDAVGTLLDAIDSLGIADRTIIVFASDNGGNMYNVVEGVAPTSNAPLRGGKATMYEGGVRGPCIVVWPGVTTPGTETDTPISSYDYYPTLLQMLGLKAHSRQKFDGVSFADVLKGAIDTAGVGPSRPLFTYFPHCPKVPDWLPPSASVLRDEWKLIRLFYAGGEGEHRWKLFNLREDPGERRDLTAERPELVAELDALIEQHLKESDAVLPARNPAFAPDEYDQAAEGVSRMNRKKRKQPPTAPVAGWQAVNDCRLKLADGLLTIASVGSDPYLKFKLPKQLPAGTYCLELELRVDGPADVEVYWREGKAKPAFAAGRSVALGRVPEGSGTTFRGEIKAAKPITELRLDPSRMPGTTTLRRLSLVDEDGTLLPIWTAQ, encoded by the coding sequence ATGACCTGCACGAAATCCGCAGTGTTTCTCCTGCTTATCACCGCCACATCATACGGCGCCGCGGACCCCATGAACGTGGTCTTCATCCTCGCGGACGACCTCGGCTGGAGCGACACAACTCTCTTCGGTACAACCTCGTACTATGAGACCCCTCAGATCGAACGGCTCTCCCAACGCGGGATGACCTTCACCCGAGCGTACGCCTCTAGCCCCCTTTGCTCGCCAACCCGGGCCAGCATTCTGACGGGGCTCGCTCCCGCGCGGCACGGAATCACCTCGCCCAATTGCCATTTGCCACAGGTCACGCTGAAAGCAACCGCTGACAAGCGAGCGCCAGCTGACCAACACGCCACGACAGTTAATACGATCAACCGCTTGGTGACGGAATACGACACGCTCCCAGAAAGGCTGCGAGACGAGGGATACCGCACCGGGCACTTCGGCAAGTGGCACCTCGGTCTCGAGCCCTACTCGCCGCTCGAACACGGCTTCGACATCGATGTGCCGCACTGGCCTGGGCCAGGCCCAGCCGGCAGCTACGTCGCCCCGTGGCGTTACCCCGACTTCGATCCGCAGACACCCAACGAACACATCGAGGACCGGATGGCCGAGGAAGCCGTCGCGTTCATGACCGCGGAATGTGACCAGCCGTTCTTTCTCAACTACTGGATGTTCAGCGTTCACGCCCCGTTCGATGCAAAGCCGGATCTGATCGAGAAGTACCGCGCACGAACAGACCCCGCGTCTCCTCAGAGGTGTCCGACTTACGCGGCGATGATCGAGAGCATGGACGATGCAGTTGGCACTCTGCTCGACGCGATCGACTCCCTCGGCATAGCCGACCGGACGATCATCGTCTTCGCTTCGGACAACGGCGGCAATATGTACAACGTCGTTGAAGGGGTCGCCCCGACCTCGAACGCCCCGCTGCGCGGCGGCAAGGCAACGATGTACGAGGGTGGCGTCCGCGGTCCCTGCATCGTAGTCTGGCCCGGGGTGACCACGCCGGGGACGGAGACCGACACTCCTATTTCGAGCTACGATTACTACCCGACGCTCCTGCAGATGCTCGGTCTCAAGGCGCACAGCAGGCAAAAGTTCGACGGCGTGAGCTTCGCCGACGTCCTCAAGGGAGCCATCGATACCGCCGGAGTAGGCCCTTCACGCCCGCTGTTCACGTACTTTCCGCACTGCCCTAAAGTGCCGGACTGGCTCCCTCCTTCGGCCTCGGTGCTTCGCGACGAGTGGAAACTAATCCGCCTCTTCTACGCTGGCGGGGAAGGAGAGCATCGGTGGAAGCTCTTTAACCTAAGAGAAGACCCGGGCGAGCGTCGTGACCTGACTGCCGAACGGCCCGAGCTGGTCGCCGAACTCGATGCGTTGATCGAACAGCACCTAAAAGAGTCTGACGCGGTCCTGCCTGCAAGGAATCCGGCTTTCGCCCCTGATGAGTACGACCAAGCAGCCGAAGGGGTCTCACGTATGAACCGCAAAAAGCGGAAGCAGCCGCCTACGGCCCCCGTCGCCGGCTGGCAGGCTGTCAACGACTGCCGCCTCAAGCTTGCCGATGGCTTGCTCACGATCGCTTCGGTCGGCTCTGACCCTTATCTGAAGTTCAAACTGCCCAAGCAGTTGCCCGCAGGAACCTATTGCCTTGAGCTAGAACTGCGAGTGGATGGCCCCGCCGACGTCGAGGTCTACTGGCGTGAAGGCAAGGCGAAGCCGGCGTTCGCAGCTGGGCGCAGCGTTGCACTCGGTCGGGTGCCGGAAGGATCAGGTACGACCTTCCGAGGGGAGATCAAGGCAGCCAAGCCGATCACCGAGTTGAGGCTCGACCCCAGTCGCATGCCGGGGACAACCACTCTACGCAGGCTCTCGTTGGTCGATGAGGATGGCACGTTGCTGCCCATCTGGACAGCTCAATAG
- the atsA_10 gene encoding Arylsulfatase: protein MPLRVHPTANDLMRSYLACRPRVLLVMALSLWGLGRMSTPSCTAEPKRPNIIVLMADDLGYADLGCYGGEIETKNLDLLAERGTLYSQFRATPVCSKSRVALLAGMPMHAAGDMTYGRPTLSGHG, encoded by the coding sequence ATGCCCTTGCGAGTGCACCCAACAGCAAACGACTTGATGCGTTCCTATCTGGCCTGCCGACCCCGGGTCCTACTCGTCATGGCCCTTAGCCTTTGGGGGTTGGGGCGGATGTCCACACCAAGCTGTACGGCTGAGCCCAAGCGGCCGAACATCATCGTCCTCATGGCGGACGATCTCGGATATGCCGACCTTGGGTGCTACGGCGGCGAGATCGAGACGAAAAACCTGGACCTGCTAGCGGAGCGGGGGACGCTCTACTCACAATTCAGGGCAACCCCGGTGTGTTCAAAATCGCGAGTCGCCCTACTAGCCGGCATGCCGATGCACGCCGCTGGCGACATGACCTACGGGCGTCCAACTCTTTCTGGGCACGGATGA
- a CDS encoding Integrase core domain protein, producing the protein MTTHLQPWHVAFTWAVGWVNRQQQLVIEYLCAENRVLREQTGKKRILLTDDQRRRLALKGKELGRKGLESIATLFTPDTILRWHRQLVAQKWDYSQRRKRAGRPPIPEEVTKLIVRFAKENRSWGYGRIQGALANLGHDVSESTVANVLKANGLEPAPIRKKRTPWKEFLKAHWDQLSAVDFTSVEVWTPRGLVTYYLLFVIQPKSRKVCYAGMTTSPNDAWMQQIARNLIDDEDGFLRDSRLLLMDRDTKFSAAFRHTLSLRGVHALRLPPKTPNLNAYVERFMRSIKQECLDRMIFFGEDALRNAIGEYVAHYHTERNHQGIENRLIEEPGEPPPDGVVQCRERLGGMLKHYHRVAA; encoded by the coding sequence ATGACCACGCATCTGCAACCTTGGCACGTCGCTTTCACCTGGGCGGTGGGGTGGGTGAACCGGCAGCAACAGTTGGTGATCGAGTACCTCTGCGCCGAGAACCGAGTGCTCCGCGAGCAGACGGGCAAGAAGCGCATCCTGCTGACGGATGACCAGCGAAGACGGCTGGCGTTGAAGGGGAAGGAGCTTGGCCGCAAGGGGTTAGAGTCGATCGCTACTCTCTTCACGCCCGATACGATTCTGCGTTGGCATCGCCAGCTCGTGGCCCAGAAGTGGGACTACAGCCAGCGACGGAAGAGGGCAGGGCGGCCACCGATACCCGAAGAAGTCACGAAGTTGATCGTGCGGTTTGCGAAGGAGAATCGTTCCTGGGGCTACGGGCGGATTCAGGGAGCGCTAGCGAACCTGGGCCACGACGTCTCGGAATCGACTGTTGCGAATGTCCTGAAAGCCAATGGCTTAGAGCCGGCTCCGATCCGCAAGAAACGAACGCCTTGGAAGGAGTTCCTCAAAGCCCACTGGGACCAGCTCTCAGCGGTCGACTTCACGAGTGTGGAAGTTTGGACGCCGCGAGGCCTGGTCACCTACTACCTGCTGTTCGTGATCCAGCCGAAGAGCAGGAAGGTCTGCTATGCCGGAATGACGACCTCGCCGAACGACGCCTGGATGCAGCAGATCGCAAGGAATCTTATTGATGACGAGGACGGCTTCCTCAGGGACTCGCGGCTGCTGCTAATGGACCGTGACACGAAGTTCTCTGCCGCGTTCCGCCACACGCTGAGCCTGAGGGGCGTGCATGCACTCCGGCTTCCGCCGAAGACGCCGAACCTGAACGCTTACGTCGAGCGTTTCATGCGGAGCATCAAGCAGGAGTGTCTCGACCGGATGATCTTCTTCGGCGAGGACGCGTTGCGTAACGCCATCGGAGAGTACGTGGCTCACTACCACACCGAACGCAATCACCAGGGAATCGAGAATCGGCTGATCGAAGAGCCTGGCGAGCCGCCGCCGGACGGTGTAGTCCAGTGTCGCGAGCGGCTTGGCGGGATGCTCAAGCACTACCACCGAGTGGCAGCCTAA
- the atsA_12 gene encoding Arylsulfatase: MPSSYDDSISRCICMTAVALFVAMSGWSLADSPSRPNIVLIVADDLGINQLGAYGGRLIKTPNLDQLAAGGVRFTQAYSGNTVCSPSRISLLTGRDSRLMKDNSNAARLEQTDVTVAHVLKQAGYSTALFGKYSVGYEIGLTDPLAIGFDTWFGMFGILEGHRQYPWLLWEDGRKVRIRENEGGKKGVYAQELFTQKAIDYICQPHTDPYFVLLAYSSPHAELAAPAEYCEPYQESLAGEPYLGMTPSGPSDKYARYYPEPIEKPQATLAGMVAALDDYVGRVVDALEAKGDVRNTLILFTSDNGPHQEGGGDPDFFKAAAPYRGMKRDLYDGGIHVPMIAHWPASITEGRVEETPWCFADVLPTIADLSEVPLHTVPRLESNGVSIRSLLQDDAVDLPERTLYWEFVEQAGDPNSGVMGKVSQAARRGAWKAVRIGREDPVEVYDIENDPGETSEVSDSYPEVRDYFIDFFSNPKDSQE; encoded by the coding sequence ATGCCCTCATCCTATGACGACTCGATCAGCCGATGCATCTGCATGACTGCCGTTGCACTGTTTGTTGCAATGTCAGGCTGGTCTCTCGCCGATTCGCCAAGCCGCCCGAACATCGTTCTCATCGTGGCTGACGATCTGGGTATCAATCAACTAGGCGCTTACGGGGGAAGGTTGATCAAGACCCCCAACTTGGATCAATTGGCGGCGGGGGGAGTCCGTTTCACACAGGCTTACTCGGGCAATACGGTATGCTCTCCTTCTAGGATTTCGCTGCTCACAGGCCGCGATAGTCGGCTCATGAAGGATAACTCTAACGCGGCTCGGCTCGAACAGACCGACGTAACCGTTGCCCACGTGTTGAAGCAGGCCGGGTACTCAACCGCACTCTTTGGGAAATACTCAGTCGGATACGAGATCGGTCTTACCGACCCCCTGGCGATCGGCTTCGACACGTGGTTTGGCATGTTTGGGATACTGGAGGGCCACCGGCAGTACCCTTGGCTTCTCTGGGAGGATGGACGCAAAGTTCGCATCAGGGAGAACGAAGGTGGTAAGAAGGGGGTCTACGCACAAGAGCTTTTCACACAGAAAGCGATCGACTACATCTGTCAGCCGCACACGGATCCTTATTTCGTGTTGCTGGCGTACTCCTCTCCTCACGCCGAGCTCGCGGCGCCGGCCGAGTATTGCGAACCTTACCAGGAAAGCCTCGCCGGCGAACCTTACCTCGGGATGACCCCAAGTGGGCCGAGCGATAAGTACGCACGTTATTACCCTGAGCCCATCGAGAAACCGCAGGCTACGCTCGCCGGTATGGTGGCTGCCTTGGATGACTACGTGGGTAGAGTGGTTGATGCGCTCGAGGCCAAGGGCGATGTAAGGAACACGCTGATCCTCTTCACGTCTGACAACGGTCCGCACCAGGAGGGAGGAGGTGATCCCGATTTCTTCAAGGCCGCCGCTCCCTATCGTGGCATGAAGCGTGATCTTTACGACGGCGGTATCCACGTCCCAATGATCGCGCATTGGCCCGCGTCGATCACCGAAGGCCGCGTTGAAGAGACGCCCTGGTGCTTCGCCGATGTGCTACCGACGATTGCGGACCTGTCCGAGGTTCCTCTCCACACCGTCCCGCGTCTGGAGTCGAACGGAGTGAGCATCCGCTCTTTGCTGCAGGACGACGCTGTAGACCTGCCAGAACGGACCTTGTACTGGGAGTTCGTCGAGCAAGCCGGCGATCCCAACTCGGGTGTCATGGGCAAGGTTTCCCAGGCGGCTCGTCGTGGGGCTTGGAAGGCGGTCCGCATCGGCCGCGAAGATCCGGTCGAGGTCTATGACATAGAGAACGATCCCGGCGAGACCTCGGAGGTGAGCGACTCCTATCCCGAGGTCCGCGATTACTTCATCGACTTCTTCTCGAACCCGAAAGACTCTCAAGAATAG
- a CDS encoding Prenyltransferase and squalene oxidase repeat protein: MTVDDNFEAADEGRRGSLGLGPIGRWFDSDPAWLASAILHLTLLILGALLVMGAAEDDTLSLSVGVAEDLGEQMIEESLDLTAATELEVPEQLITPELLPEVNDPLATPPEAPVTPTGIGMASDLAVVSPGVALSGRTPGMKQMLLKQMGATAQTEAAVLAGLKWLQKQQRKDGGWSLKGPYAQGSPNENREAATAMALLAFQGAGKLPTNSRDDFGRVVRRGWNWLLERQNEDGSFFHRGGSNHRFYTEALCTIALCELLAMTGDEQYRKPASKAVEYLISSQSELGGWKYYPGPQSDLSVTGWVLMALKSARMAGIEVPSPVFLKIEDYLDTVSRAESMSDIDRGSRYVYESSDIFNREAIPTMTAVGLLCRQYLGWPLDERRLESGVDFLLTHKPEWRRGKTNLYYWYYATQVLMHKGGASWPKWNLVMRELLPEHQEKKGPEKGSWDPRDDMPWGASGGRLYTTCFAIYTLEVYYRHLPLYKQRATH; this comes from the coding sequence GTGACGGTTGACGACAATTTCGAAGCGGCAGACGAGGGGCGGCGCGGGTCTCTCGGGCTCGGACCGATCGGCCGCTGGTTCGATTCCGATCCCGCCTGGCTGGCGAGTGCAATTCTGCACCTCACCCTGCTGATCCTGGGCGCCTTGCTGGTCATGGGAGCGGCCGAGGACGACACGCTAAGCCTCAGCGTGGGGGTGGCCGAGGACCTCGGTGAGCAGATGATCGAGGAGAGCCTCGACCTGACCGCCGCGACCGAGTTGGAAGTCCCCGAGCAGTTGATCACGCCCGAGCTGCTGCCCGAAGTCAACGACCCTCTGGCGACTCCCCCCGAAGCCCCTGTTACGCCGACGGGGATCGGTATGGCGTCGGACCTGGCGGTCGTGTCCCCCGGCGTGGCCCTGTCAGGCCGCACGCCGGGGATGAAGCAGATGCTGCTCAAGCAGATGGGCGCTACGGCGCAGACCGAGGCGGCGGTGCTCGCCGGGCTCAAGTGGTTGCAGAAACAGCAACGCAAAGACGGCGGCTGGTCGCTCAAAGGGCCATATGCGCAGGGTTCCCCCAATGAGAACCGCGAGGCGGCGACCGCCATGGCGTTGCTCGCGTTCCAAGGGGCGGGCAAGCTCCCGACTAACTCGCGTGACGACTTTGGCCGAGTCGTGCGTCGCGGATGGAACTGGTTACTCGAACGCCAGAACGAGGATGGCTCGTTCTTCCATCGCGGTGGCAGCAACCACCGCTTCTACACCGAAGCGCTCTGCACCATCGCGTTGTGCGAGCTGCTCGCGATGACGGGCGATGAGCAGTATCGTAAGCCGGCTTCCAAGGCGGTCGAGTATCTCATCTCGTCACAAAGCGAACTCGGCGGCTGGAAGTACTATCCGGGCCCGCAGAGCGATCTCTCGGTTACGGGCTGGGTCTTGATGGCGCTCAAGAGCGCGAGGATGGCGGGCATCGAGGTCCCCTCCCCTGTCTTCCTGAAGATCGAAGACTATCTCGACACGGTCTCGCGGGCCGAATCGATGTCGGACATCGACCGCGGCTCGCGCTATGTCTACGAGAGTTCCGACATCTTCAATCGCGAAGCGATCCCCACCATGACCGCGGTTGGTTTGCTCTGCCGGCAGTACCTAGGCTGGCCCCTCGACGAACGGCGTCTTGAGAGTGGCGTCGACTTCTTGCTGACGCACAAGCCGGAGTGGCGCCGCGGCAAGACCAACCTGTACTACTGGTACTACGCGACCCAAGTGCTGATGCACAAAGGGGGGGCAAGCTGGCCGAAATGGAACCTCGTGATGCGCGAGCTGTTGCCGGAGCACCAAGAGAAGAAGGGGCCCGAGAAAGGGAGCTGGGACCCACGAGACGATATGCCCTGGGGCGCTTCTGGCGGCCGGCTCTACACGACGTGCTTCGCGATCTACACGCTGGAGGTCTACTACCGACACCTGCCGCTCTATAAGCAGCGGGCGACGCATTGA